A genomic window from Exiguobacterium acetylicum DSM 20416 includes:
- the tuf gene encoding elongation factor Tu encodes MGKEKFDRSKPHVNVGTIGHVDHGKTTLTAAISAVLAKAQGKAATKFDQIDGAPEERERGITIATAHIEYETEKRHYAHVDCPGHADYVKNMITGAAQMDGAILVVSATDGPMPQTREHILLSRQVGVPFIVVFMNKVDMVDDEELLELVEMEIRELLSEYDFPGDDLPVIQGSALGALNGEAKWEEKIMELMAAVDEYIPEPTRDTEKDFMMPVEDVFSITGRGTVATGRVERGVLKVNDEIEIVGLHEETKKSVCTGVEMFRKLLDYAEAGDNIGALLRGVSRDDIERGQVLAKPNTITPHKKFKAQVYVLSKEEGGRHTPFFANYRPQFYFRTTDVTGMVQLPEGTEMVMPGDNIEMTVELIAPIALEKETRFSIREGGRTVGAGSVTEIVE; translated from the coding sequence ATGGGTAAGGAAAAATTCGACCGTTCTAAACCGCACGTTAACGTTGGTACAATCGGCCACGTCGACCACGGTAAAACAACTTTAACAGCAGCTATCTCAGCTGTACTTGCAAAAGCACAAGGTAAAGCTGCAACTAAGTTTGACCAAATCGATGGTGCTCCAGAAGAGCGCGAGCGCGGTATCACAATCGCAACAGCTCACATCGAGTACGAAACAGAAAAACGCCACTATGCACACGTTGACTGCCCAGGTCACGCTGACTATGTTAAAAACATGATCACTGGTGCTGCACAAATGGACGGCGCGATCCTCGTTGTTTCTGCAACAGATGGTCCAATGCCACAAACACGTGAGCACATCTTGCTTTCACGTCAAGTAGGTGTTCCTTTCATCGTAGTATTCATGAACAAAGTTGACATGGTTGACGACGAAGAGCTTCTTGAGCTCGTCGAAATGGAAATCCGTGAGCTTCTTTCTGAGTACGACTTCCCAGGTGATGACCTCCCAGTTATCCAAGGTTCTGCTCTTGGCGCGCTTAACGGCGAAGCTAAATGGGAAGAAAAAATCATGGAACTCATGGCAGCTGTCGATGAGTACATCCCAGAACCAACTCGTGACACTGAAAAAGACTTCATGATGCCAGTTGAGGATGTCTTCTCAATCACTGGTCGTGGTACAGTTGCTACTGGCCGCGTTGAGCGTGGAGTTCTTAAAGTCAACGACGAGATCGAAATCGTTGGTCTTCACGAAGAAACTAAAAAATCAGTATGTACTGGTGTAGAGATGTTCCGTAAGCTTCTTGACTATGCTGAAGCTGGCGACAACATCGGTGCTCTTCTCCGTGGTGTATCACGTGACGACATCGAGCGTGGACAAGTTCTCGCGAAACCAAACACAATCACACCACACAAAAAGTTCAAAGCGCAAGTTTACGTTCTTTCTAAAGAAGAGGGTGGCCGTCACACGCCATTCTTCGCGAACTACCGCCCGCAGTTCTACTTCCGTACAACTGACGTAACTGGTATGGTTCAACTTCCAGAAGGTACTGAAATGGTTATGCCTGGGGACAACATCGAAATGACTGTTGAACTCATCGCACCAATCGCTCTTGAAAAAGAAACTCGTTTCTCAATCCGTGAAGGT